A region from the Lolium perenne isolate Kyuss_39 chromosome 4, Kyuss_2.0, whole genome shotgun sequence genome encodes:
- the LOC127292438 gene encoding uncharacterized protein — MPLHTSEKLRLLVSCVLRVRSVTLADAGAAAAPLPAAPGRGRAVEIAAGKQPVAAPKGGSGQGPSQPGGVAKDGAAASRMECFKCGRMGHFQADCTYPPVCLLCGVEGHFSAACTSKGRQPSLRVLGQAVAGESFFSLDFEEDDDEEELVSNGAIISFRAVSLSARELDRELHHLVEAEWDWQVQTLLGHSFAVTFPSRETLRMSTRSGKLYLPLSGTVADIRLADADPAPAEQLQEVWVRLSGVPRRMKRANRLLAGMGMLGWPIAIDEDSLKRPMPVRMLLACRNPAKLKGTVQLFHKKWGYNIGVAVEAPAGPSGGSSPPAPHKPGDDDDDEDVDDLSPSEGEWDDLGEQDAARKADAPPVAPPAAPAPAPQAPSDAVGGSPAP; from the exons ATGCCACTGCATACGTCCGAAAAACTGCGTTTG TTAGTTTCTTGTGTGTTGCGTGTTCGATCAGTGACTCTGGCGGACGCTGGCGCTGCGGCCGCTCCTCTTCCTGCTGCTCCTGGCCGTGGCCGGGCAGTGGAGATTGCTGCCGGCAAGCAGCCGGTGGCGGCGCCCAAGGGTGGTTCTGGGCAGGGGCCCAGCCAGCccggcggcgtggccaaggatgGCGCCGCGGCCTCCCGGATGGAGTGCTTCAAGTGTGGCCGCATGGGCCACTTCCAGGCTGACTGCACCTACCCGCCAGTTTGCCTTCTGTGCGGTGTAGAGGGGCACTTCTCGGCGGCCTGCACCTCCAAGGGCCGTCAGCCCTCGCTTCGGGTCCTGGGACAGGCCGTGGCGGGAGAGAgcttcttctcgctcgacttcgaggaggacgacgatgaggaggagctCGTCTCCAACGGTGCCATCATCTCCTTCCGCGCCGTCTCTCTGTCAGCTAGGGAGCTTGACAGGGAGCTTCACCACCTGGTCGAGGCGGAGTGGGACTGGCAGGTTCAAACCCTGCTCGGTCATTCCTTCGCGGTGACCTTCCCCTCACGGGAGACGCTCCGGATGTCCACGCGCAGTGGCAAGCTTTACCTTCCCCTCAGCGGGACGGTGGCGGACATCCGGCTCGCGGACGCAGACCCTGCACCTGCCGAGCAGCTGCAGGAGGTGTGGGTGCGGCTCTCCGGCGTCCCCAGGCGCATGAAGAGGGCGAACCGCCTGCTGGCCGGCATGGGGATGCTTGGCTGGCCGATCGCTATCGATGAGGATTCCCTCAAGCGCCCGATGCCGGTGCGCATGCTTCTGGCCTGCCGCAACCCTGCCAAACTCAAAGGCACCGTCCAGCTCTTCCACAAGAAGTGGGGATACAACATTGGGGTTGCGGTGGAGGCTCCGGCGGGTCCGTCCGGTGGCTCCTCCCCCCCGGCACCCCACAAGCCgggagatgacgacgacgatgaggatGTGGACGACCTCAGCCCGTCGGAGGGCGAGTGGGACGATCTTGGCGAGCAGGATGCCGCCAGGAAGGCCGATGCGCCGCCGGTGGCCCCGCCGGCTGCCCCGGCTCCTGCCCCTCAGGCGCCTTCTGACGCTGTCGGCGGGAGCCCTGCTCCTTGA
- the LOC127292437 gene encoding uncharacterized protein: MEVTLRRFVLSDVDFMMAWASDTEVAAFCRWEPYSSTESLLAYLRDTVLPHPWFRAICLAGDGRPVGAVSLEPTADACRGELGYVLARAHWGQGVATAAVRRALAAVFGEVEGLARVEALVDVDNAASHRVVEKAGFRREGVLRRHYWHKGRARDVVMYSFVSGDPLPQ; the protein is encoded by the coding sequence ATGGAAGTGACCCTCCGCCGCTTCGTGCTCTCGGACGTGGACTTCATGATGGCGTGGGCCTCGGACACCGAGGTCGCCGCCTTCTGCCGCTGGGAGCCCTACTCATCCACGGAATCGCTCCTCGCCTACCTCCGGGACACCGTGCTCCCGCACCCCTGGTTCCGCGCCATCTGCCTCGCCGGCGACGGGCGCCCCGTGGGGGCTGTGTCCCTGGAACCCACGGCGGACGCGTGCCGCGGGGAGCTCGGGTACGTgttggcccgcgcgcactggggcCAGGGAGTGGCCACGGCCGCCGTGCGGCGCGCCCTCGCCGCGGTCTTCGGCGAAGTGGAGGGGCTGGCCCGCGTGGAGGCGCTCGTGGACGTGGACAACGCGGCGTCGCACCGCGTGGTGGAGAAGGCTGGGTTCCGGCGCGAGGGCGTGCTCCGGAGGCACTACTGGCACAAGGGCCGCGCCCGCGACGTCGTCATGTACAGCTTCGTCTCCGGCGATCCCTTGCCCCAGTGA
- the LOC127292433 gene encoding uncharacterized protein, protein MEQEAAARAPEHVGRVTLRPFDLADVDAMTSWASDPVVLPTASTTWCPNPNPSRDALLAFLRDTVLPHPCFRAVCLSGAVVGAVSVTPTDDRCRGEVGIALSRAHWGKGAAGAVALRRAASAAFVDLEGVERVEALVDADDAPARRVLEEAGFRIEAVLRSYRTVEGRLTDVAVYSVISTDPLLD, encoded by the coding sequence ATGGAGCAAGAAGCGGCTGCGCGGGCGCCGGAGCACGTGGGCAGGGTGACCCTCCGGCCGTTCGACCTCGCCGACGTCGACGCCATGACGTCCTGGGCATCGGACCCCGTAGTACTGCCCACGGCCTCCACGACGTGGTGCCCCAACCCCAACCCGTCCCGCGACGCGCTGCTCGCGTTCCTCCGGGACACGGTGCTCCCGCATCCCTGTTTCCGCGCCGTCTGCCTATCCGGCGCCGTCGTGGGGGCGGTGTCCGTCACGCCGACGGACGACCGGTGCCGCGGGGAGGTCGGGATCGCGCTGTCTCGCGCGCACTGGGGCAAGGGCGCGGCCGGCGCGGTGGCACTGAGACGCGCGGCGTCCGCGGCGTTCGTCGACCTGGAGGGCGTGGAGCGCGTGGAGGCGCTCGTGGACGCCGACGACGCCCCGGCCCGGCGCGTGCTGGAGGAGGCCGGGTTCCGCATCGAGGCCGTGCTGCGGAGCTACCGAACTGTCGAGGGCCGGCTCACGGACGTGGCCGTCTACAGCGTCATCTCCACCGATCCACTCCTCGACTGA
- the LOC127292436 gene encoding uncharacterized protein: protein MEVTLRRFELSDVDAMMTWASDLEVAAFCRWEPYASTESVLAYLRDTVLPHPWFRAICLAGDGLPVGAVSLEPTADACRGELGYVLARAHWGRGVATAAVRRALAAVFGEVEGLSRVEALVDVDNAASHRVVEKAGFRREGVLRRHYWHKGRARDLVMYSFVSGDPLPQ, encoded by the coding sequence ATGGAAGTGACACTCCGCCGCTTCGAGCTCTCGGACGTGGACGCCATGATGACATGGGCGTCGGACCTCGAGGTCGCCGCCTTCTGCCGCTGGGAGCCCTACGCCTCCACGGAATCCGTCCTCGCCTACCTCCGCGACACCGTGCTCCCGCACCCCTGGTTCCGCGCCATCTGCCTCGCCGGCGACGGCCTCCCCGTGGGCGCGGTGTCCCTGGAACCCACGGCGGACGCGTGCCGCGGGGAGCTCGGGTACGTgttggcccgcgcgcactggggcAGGGGCGTGGCCACGGCCGCCGTGCGGCGCGCGCTCGCCGCGGTCTTCGGCGAGGTTGAGGGGCTGTCCCGCGTGGAGGCGCTCGTGGACGTGGACAACGCGGCGTCGCACCGCGTGGTGGAGAAGGCTGGGTTCCGGCGCGAGGGCGTGCTCCGGAGGCACTACTGGCACAAGGGCCGCGCCAGGGACCTCGTCATGTACAGCTTCGTCTCCGGCGACCCCTTGCCCCAGTGA